In Halanaeroarchaeum sp. HSR-CO, one DNA window encodes the following:
- a CDS encoding vWA domain-containing protein, with translation MGTPSTRSKRSLDHETTRSVLVGLFVVIVSLAVVAGSVSAAIGGVAPLGSSTDVSYAETDGIVAAENETVENETQAVDVVLVFDRSESMDANRHEIAKEMEGFDQRLDTDGKDIQYALLTYGPESDVRQSLTDDYEDFQTALNFGTADSRENASDALLAATDEFRDDSERIVIIVTNEDDDSSAAQRQAATDAMSSVDFLAVSPDDPIDSSCELHSPPCDTDTDNELRTMAADAGGDWIDVDSDSSTIVTKMATTVGIDESETSTGGDSSGTSGSSSYSTSSPDVDPVNGSVNTSTVEIGEKVQFSITLENDGSADGTADEDLMTEDASIASLDVDVPEDETVTATVNHSFDTPGTYELFYDHMHVATVEVTPLRDTGVSLAAPSETRLEATVTDARTNETVRIPVTHPAVSDSAFGPITAIWVTTTQDADFSVTVDADSKTATETAPFTDHVRPLAYPSVNTTLEESQIESFGIEYADGDDRIEFYAQVNNSSWTESEGIAIDPEAAGATTTNGTFAETGNESGTGVQYDVLTITTEGVESSAENESVTANGTVNETSTANGTVNETSTANGTVNETTTVQTTTVSDSIEVASNESATGVTLAWDQTVERYVATVPANTTVAFGVQQPGFVVESLTLDRDTVEEGEQVVATVTVDNDGLVPGSYETILQANGDPVADTTVYVPANDSREVSLSFSPDTPGEYTLDVGGSGETTLLVEAVTESPNETTTTENPETETASPGFTAIGVLVAALLVSLFVKTRTR, from the coding sequence ATGGGTACACCAAGTACGCGTTCGAAACGCTCGCTGGACCACGAGACGACGAGGTCCGTCCTGGTCGGTCTCTTCGTCGTCATCGTCTCCCTCGCGGTCGTTGCAGGGTCGGTATCGGCCGCCATCGGCGGAGTGGCTCCCCTGGGATCGTCGACAGACGTGTCGTACGCCGAGACGGATGGCATCGTCGCTGCCGAGAACGAGACGGTCGAGAACGAAACGCAGGCAGTCGACGTGGTCCTGGTCTTCGACCGGTCCGAGAGTATGGACGCGAATCGACACGAGATAGCCAAGGAGATGGAGGGCTTCGACCAACGCCTGGACACCGACGGGAAAGACATCCAGTATGCCCTGCTCACCTACGGACCGGAGTCCGACGTTCGCCAGTCGTTGACCGACGACTACGAGGACTTCCAGACGGCACTCAATTTCGGCACCGCCGATTCGCGTGAGAACGCTTCTGACGCCCTCCTGGCGGCGACCGACGAGTTCAGAGACGACTCCGAACGGATCGTCATCATCGTGACGAACGAGGACGACGACAGTTCGGCCGCTCAGCGACAGGCAGCGACGGATGCGATGTCTTCGGTCGACTTCCTGGCAGTCTCTCCGGACGACCCGATCGATAGCTCCTGTGAGTTGCACTCGCCTCCCTGTGACACCGATACCGACAACGAGCTCCGGACGATGGCCGCCGATGCTGGTGGCGACTGGATCGACGTCGATTCCGACAGTTCGACCATCGTCACGAAGATGGCGACGACCGTCGGTATCGACGAGAGTGAAACCTCGACCGGTGGCGATTCGTCAGGCACCTCCGGGTCGTCGTCGTACAGCACGAGTTCGCCCGACGTCGACCCCGTCAACGGCTCAGTGAACACATCGACGGTCGAGATCGGCGAGAAAGTCCAGTTTTCGATCACGCTGGAGAACGATGGTTCGGCCGACGGGACGGCCGATGAGGACCTGATGACCGAAGACGCGTCCATCGCGTCCCTCGACGTCGACGTCCCCGAAGACGAGACGGTGACGGCGACCGTCAACCACTCCTTTGACACGCCAGGGACCTACGAACTGTTCTACGACCACATGCACGTCGCGACCGTCGAGGTGACGCCGCTACGGGATACCGGTGTCTCACTGGCCGCTCCCAGCGAGACCCGCCTGGAGGCGACCGTGACCGATGCACGGACGAACGAGACGGTTCGAATTCCCGTCACCCATCCGGCAGTCTCCGATAGCGCTTTCGGACCGATAACCGCTATCTGGGTGACGACGACACAGGATGCCGACTTCTCGGTCACGGTCGATGCCGATTCGAAGACGGCGACCGAGACAGCCCCATTCACCGACCACGTTCGCCCCCTCGCCTATCCGTCAGTGAATACGACACTCGAGGAGAGCCAGATCGAGTCCTTTGGCATCGAATACGCTGACGGCGATGATCGGATCGAGTTCTACGCACAGGTGAACAACTCGTCCTGGACCGAATCCGAGGGGATCGCCATCGATCCCGAAGCGGCCGGTGCGACCACGACGAACGGGACCTTCGCGGAAACCGGCAACGAGTCGGGCACCGGGGTCCAGTACGACGTCCTCACGATAACGACCGAAGGGGTGGAGTCGTCAGCGGAGAACGAATCGGTGACGGCCAACGGGACGGTGAACGAGACGTCGACGGCCAACGGGACAGTGAACGAGACGTCCACGGCCAACGGGACAGTGAACGAGACGACAACCGTCCAGACCACGACGGTGTCCGACTCGATCGAGGTCGCGTCGAACGAGAGTGCGACCGGCGTGACCCTCGCCTGGGACCAGACGGTGGAGCGCTACGTCGCAACGGTGCCGGCGAACACGACAGTCGCCTTCGGGGTGCAGCAACCGGGCTTCGTCGTCGAGTCGCTCACGCTCGATCGCGACACCGTCGAGGAGGGTGAGCAGGTCGTCGCCACCGTCACCGTCGATAACGACGGACTCGTCCCGGGTTCCTACGAGACGATCCTCCAGGCGAACGGTGACCCCGTCGCAGACACGACCGTCTACGTCCCGGCGAACGACTCCCGTGAGGTCTCTCTGTCGTTCAGTCCCGACACACCAGGTGAGTACACGCTCGACGTCGGTGGATCTGGAGAGACGACACTCCTCGTCGAGGCGGTAACTGAATCGCCCAACGAGACGACCACGACCGAGAACCCCGAGACCGAGACCGCTTCACCCGGATTCACCGCGATCGGTGTCTTGGTCGCTGCTCTGCTGGTCTCGCTCTTCGTGAAGACGCGTACCCGGTGA
- a CDS encoding ArsR family transcriptional regulator: MNDDWEEIGFVISSGYRIAVMRRLSAGPATPSQIAEDSDRSISHISRALHSLRDRSLVDLLVPEERKKGRIYDLTDRGRTVWTRIESEKLVE, translated from the coding sequence ATGAACGATGACTGGGAGGAAATAGGGTTCGTGATCAGCTCCGGATACCGTATCGCAGTCATGCGACGGCTCTCGGCGGGGCCCGCGACGCCGTCGCAGATCGCGGAGGACTCCGACAGGTCGATATCACACATCTCCAGGGCACTGCATAGCTTGCGAGATCGGTCCCTCGTGGACCTGCTCGTCCCCGAAGAACGGAAGAAAGGACGCATCTACGATCTGACCGACCGCGGCCGAACCGTGTGGACCCGTATCGAGTCGGAGAAATTGGTCGAATGA
- the rdfA gene encoding rod-determining factor RdfA — protein MNPGPADEKSADCHCKVGTLIQTFGFDDLDDTLERSWRDEGVSVRQLPRDVNERVLARTLDDADVEFLRPELETTYDLLVGDDVSDAARIEKRRHLSKAGVDVERLQNQFVSHQTVYRHLTDCLGLEFERAPIDADTALDQVRAVQHRTAAVAGDRVERLAGNDGLDHGDYQIIVDVTATCEHCGTYYELGELFSKGGCGCRAE, from the coding sequence ATGAACCCAGGACCGGCGGACGAAAAATCGGCAGACTGTCACTGCAAGGTCGGAACACTCATCCAGACCTTCGGGTTCGATGATCTCGACGACACGCTCGAACGATCGTGGCGCGACGAGGGGGTAAGTGTACGACAGCTCCCGAGAGACGTGAACGAGCGCGTGCTCGCACGAACCCTCGACGACGCTGACGTCGAGTTCCTCCGCCCAGAACTCGAGACGACGTACGACCTTCTCGTCGGGGACGACGTCAGTGACGCCGCTCGGATCGAGAAGCGTCGCCACCTCAGCAAAGCGGGAGTGGACGTGGAGAGACTACAGAATCAGTTCGTCTCCCACCAGACGGTATACCGCCACCTGACCGACTGTCTCGGCCTCGAATTCGAGCGTGCCCCCATCGACGCCGACACAGCGTTGGACCAGGTCCGGGCGGTCCAGCACCGGACAGCGGCGGTCGCGGGCGACCGTGTAGAGCGGCTTGCCGGGAACGATGGGCTGGATCACGGGGACTACCAGATCATCGTCGACGTGACGGCGACCTGCGAACACTGTGGCACCTACTACGAACTCGGAGAACTCTTCTCGAAAGGCGGTTGTGGATGTCGGGCAGAATAG